A genomic stretch from Acinonyx jubatus isolate Ajub_Pintada_27869175 chromosome E2, VMU_Ajub_asm_v1.0, whole genome shotgun sequence includes:
- the RPS5 gene encoding 40S ribosomal protein S5, whose amino-acid sequence MTEWETAAPAVAETPDIKLFGKWSTDDVQINDISLQDYIAVKEKYAKYLPHSAGRYAAKRFRKAQCPIVERLTNSMMMHGRNNGKKLMTVRIVKHAFEIIHLLTGENPLQVLVNAIINSGPREDSTRIGRAGTVRRQAVDVSPLRRVNQAIWLLCTGAREAAFRNIKTIAECLADELINAAKGSSNSYAIKKKDELERVAKSNR is encoded by the exons ATGACGGAGTGGGAGACAGCTGCACCTGCAGTGGCGGAGACCCCTGACATCAAGCTCTTTGGGAAATGGAGCACCGATGATGTGCAGATCAATGACATTTCCTTGCAG GATTACATTGCGGTGAAGGAGAAGTATGCCAAGTATCTGCCCCACAGTGCAGGACGCTACGCAGCCAAGCGCTTCCGCAAGGCACAGTGCCCCATCGTGGAGCGCCTCACCAACTCAATGATGATGCATGGCCGTAACAATGGCAAGAAGCTCATGACCGTGCGCATTGTTAAGCATGCCTTCGAGATCATCCATCTGCTCACTGGTGAG AACCCCCTGCAGGTCTTGGTGAATGCGATTATTAACAGCGGTCCCCGGGAGGACTCAACCCGCATTGGACGAGCTGGAACAGTGAGGCGTCAGGCTGTCGATGTGTCCCCCCTGCGCCGTGTGAATCAG GCCATCTGGCTGCTGTGCACAGGTGCCCGTGAGGCCGCCTTCCGGAACATCAAGACCATTGCTGAGTGCCTAGCAGATGAGCTCATCAATGCAGCCAAG GGCTCTTCCAATTCCTATGCTATCAAGAAGAAGGATGAGCTGGAACGTGTGGCCAAGTCCAACCGTTGA
- the RNF225 gene encoding RING finger protein 225 produces MPCPRPPWLRRPRAAEGSGPCSPGSLSVPRSPGRGEGEDDGEEEEEEEGDGSPGSGPILSPASPVECLICVSPFNGEFKLPKRLDCGHVFCLECLARLSLATAGGGDAVACPVCRAPTRLAPRRGLPALPTQPGLLPREARAPTPRRGSVRFDRRRGLLYLRPPPPPPGPRKSRAARPQPLPPPLRLGRPLSRRLSLSSPAWAFNAAVALAVLVAAGLVVSGVYIFFLIPHAASSGPARPQLVALAPAPGFSWFPPRPAPGAPWTPAWTPHPTGRDLDTALPGAAEDAPQPEGGSEDTVEGEGTPARAPSRTWRAGAGPGWDPRGRGARRVWGPQ; encoded by the coding sequence ATGCCCTGCCCTCGGCCACCCTGGCTCCGCCGCCCCCGGGCCGCTGAAGGCTCAGGCCCCTGCTCCCCGGGCTCACTCTCTGTGCCACGCTCCCCGGGCAGGGGGGAGGGTGAAGACGacggcgaggaggaggaggaggaagaaggggacgGCAGCCCGGGCTCGGGCCCCATCCTGTCCCCCGCGTCTCCCGTGGAGTGCCTCATTTGCGTGTCCCCCTTCAACGGCGAGTTCAAGCTGCCCAAGCGCCTGGACTGTGGCCACGTCTTCTGCCTCGAGTGCCTGGCCCGCTTGTCCCTGGCCACGGCGGGCGGCGGGGACGCGGTGGCGTGCCCCGTGTGCCGAGCGCCCACGCGCCTGGCCCCGCGCCGCGGGCTGCCCGCTCTGCCCACGCAGCCTGGCCTGCTGCCCCGCGAGGCGCGCGCGCCCACCCCGCGCCGGGGTTCCGTGCGCTTCGACCGCCGCCGCGGCCTGCTGTACCtgcggccgccgccgcccccgcccgggCCGCGCAAGtcccgcgccgcccgcccgcagccgctgccgccgccgctgcgcCTCGGCCGCCCGCTGTCCCGCCGCCTCTCTCTGAGCAGCCCGGCCTGGGCCTTCAACGCGGCCGTGGCGCTGGCCGTGCTGGTGGCCGCGGGCCTGGTGGTGTCGGGCGTCTACATCTTCTTCCTCATCCCGCACGCCGCCTCCTCCGGCCCCGCGCGGCCCCAGCTGGTGGCGCTCGCCCCCGCGCCTGGCTTCTCTTGGTTCCCGCCGCGGCCCGCGCCCGGGGCGCCCTGGACCCCCGCCTGGACGCCGCACCCCACGGGCCGTGACCTGGACACTGCCCTGCCGGGGGCTGCGGAGGACGCGCCGCAGCCCGAAGGGGGCTCCGAGGACACGGTGGAGGGCGAGGGGACGCCGGCCAGGGCCCCGAGCCGCACGTGGAGGGCAGGAGCTGGGCCCGGCTGGGACCCGCGGGGAAGGGGCGCGAGGAGGGTGTGGGGGCCGCAGTAA